A stretch of the Esox lucius isolate fEsoLuc1 chromosome 2, fEsoLuc1.pri, whole genome shotgun sequence genome encodes the following:
- the spg21 gene encoding maspardin, whose translation MEEIRISPDYNWFRSTVPLKKIIVDDDDSKVWSLYDAGPKSIRCPIIFLPPVSGTAEVFFQQVLALTGWGYRVISLQYPVYWDLLEFCDGFRKLLDHLQLDKVHLFGASLGGFLAQKFAECTHKSPRVHSLILCNSFSDTSIFNQTWTANSFWLMPAFMLKKIVLGNFAKGPVDPKMADAIDFMVDRLESLNQSELASRLTLNCQNSYVEPHKIKDLAVTIVDVFDQSALSHEAKEEMYKLYPNARRAHLKTGGNFPYLCRSAEVNLYIQIHLRQFHGTRYAAISPAMVSAEELEVQKSNLMNSDDD comes from the exons ATGGAGGAGATAAGAATATCTCCTGATTATAACTGGTTTAGAAGCACAGTGCCACTGAAAAAA ATTATAGTGGATGACGACGACAGCAAGGTATGGTCCTTGTATGATGCAGGCCCAAAGAGCATAAGGTGTCCCATCATATTCCTTCCTCCTGTTAGTGGGACTGCAGAGGTGTTCTTCCAGCAGGTTCTAGCCCTGACAGGCTGGGGCTACAGAGTGATTTCA CTGCAGTATCCTGTGTACTGGGATCTCTTAGAATTCTGCGACGGCTTTCGGAAACTTCTTGATCACCTGCAGTTGGACAAG GTCCATTTATTTGGTGCTTCTTTGGGAGGCTTCCTGGCACAGAAGTTTGCAGAGTGCACACACAAGTCCCCCAGAGTCCACTCTCTGATTCTGTGCAACTCCTTCAGTGATACCTCCATCTTCAACCAGACATGGACAGCCAACAG TTTTTGGTTGATGCCTGCCTTCATGTTGAAGAAGATTGTCCTGGGGAACTTTGCTAAAGGACCTGTTGACCCCAAGATGGCTGATGCAATCGACTTCATGGTTGATAGA TTGGAGAGCCTGAACCAGAGTGAGCTAGCTTCCAGGCTAACGCTCAACTGTCAGAACTCGTACGTGGAGCCACACAAGATCAAGGATTTGGCTGTCACCATCGTGGAT GTGTTTGACCAGAGTGCCCTGTCACATGAGGCGAAAGAAGAAATGTATAAGCTGTACCCAAATGCCAGACGGGCTCACCTCAAAACGGGTGGAAACTTCCCTTACCTGTGCCGGAGTGCTGAGGTCAACCTTTACATACAG ATCCACTTGCGGCAGTTCCATGGGACTCGCTACGCCGCTATCAGCCCAGCTATGGTGAGTGCTGAGGAGCTGGAGGTGCAGAAGAGCAACCTGATGAATAGCGATGATGACTAA